Proteins encoded by one window of Pseudonocardia sp. HH130629-09:
- a CDS encoding MBL fold metallo-hydrolase, with protein sequence MSAHPHDITVPGPPRLEEISDGLFAYVQPDGTWWINNAGLLVGPQGAVAVDSCFTERRTRAFAAAIGEVTDRPVRTLVNTHHHGDHTWGNALFSGATVVAHERARTEMIAFGPPRDLPFWDHGDWGSLPLDPPFLTFTDRIALHLGDLRADVLHVGTPAHTTNDVLVHVPERSVLYCGDLVFNGGTPFLLMGSVTGAIDVLEQVVLPLGAATTVPGHGPVFQGDGPVRDTLDYLRFVLDLAERARDAGIRPLEATRDTDLGRFTDWPDAERIVGNLHRAYAELDGAERGAPIDITAALAEMVEYNGGRPLTCLA encoded by the coding sequence ATGAGCGCCCACCCGCACGACATCACCGTCCCCGGCCCGCCCCGGCTGGAGGAGATCTCCGACGGGCTCTTCGCCTACGTCCAGCCGGACGGCACCTGGTGGATCAACAACGCGGGCCTCCTCGTCGGGCCGCAGGGCGCCGTCGCCGTCGACTCCTGTTTCACCGAGCGCCGGACCCGGGCCTTCGCTGCCGCGATCGGCGAGGTCACCGACCGGCCGGTCCGCACGCTGGTCAACACCCACCACCATGGCGACCACACGTGGGGCAACGCCCTGTTCTCCGGCGCGACGGTCGTCGCACACGAGCGGGCACGCACGGAGATGATCGCCTTCGGCCCGCCCCGGGACCTGCCGTTCTGGGACCACGGCGACTGGGGCTCGCTCCCGCTGGACCCGCCGTTCCTCACCTTCACCGACCGCATCGCGCTGCACCTGGGGGACCTGCGGGCCGACGTCCTCCACGTCGGGACGCCCGCCCACACCACCAACGACGTCCTCGTGCACGTGCCCGAGCGGTCGGTCCTCTACTGCGGTGACCTGGTCTTCAACGGCGGCACGCCGTTCCTACTGATGGGCTCGGTGACCGGCGCGATCGACGTCCTGGAGCAGGTGGTGCTCCCGCTCGGGGCCGCGACGACGGTGCCCGGCCACGGGCCGGTGTTCCAGGGCGACGGGCCGGTCCGGGACACGCTCGACTACCTGCGGTTCGTCCTCGACCTGGCCGAGCGCGCCCGCGACGCCGGCATCCGCCCGCTGGAGGCCACCCGCGACACCGACCTCGGCCGGTTCACCGACTGGCCGGACGCCGAGCGCATCGTCGGGAACCTGCACCGTGCCTACGCCGAGCTCGACGGCGCCGAGCGCGGCGCCCCGATCGACATC